One segment of Dolichospermum sp. DET69 DNA contains the following:
- the hisA gene encoding 1-(5-phosphoribosyl)-5-[(5-phosphoribosylamino)methylideneamino]imidazole-4-carboxamide isomerase, producing the protein MEVIPAIDLLEGRCVRLYKGDYAQSQVFSENPLEVAKMWADQGATRLHLVDLDGAKAGKIVNLAAIEAIRNELDIPIEVGGGLRDRSSVVQLFNLGVNWAILGTVAVEQPQLVQELCAEFPEQIIIGIDARNGLVATRGWLETSTVLATQLAVQMQELGAAAIIYTDINRDGTLEGPNLDALRELAGAISIPVIASGGVSSVIDLLSLLALEPQGVTGVIVGKALYTGDIILKEGLQAIGPGRLQDIPPDLGFSNIA; encoded by the coding sequence ATGGAAGTAATCCCCGCAATTGATTTACTAGAAGGTCGCTGCGTGCGACTATACAAAGGAGATTACGCACAATCTCAAGTATTCAGCGAAAACCCCCTGGAAGTTGCCAAAATGTGGGCAGACCAAGGCGCGACAAGACTACATTTAGTTGATTTAGACGGCGCGAAGGCTGGGAAAATCGTTAACTTAGCAGCCATTGAAGCCATTAGAAATGAACTTGATATACCCATTGAAGTTGGGGGAGGATTGCGCGATCGCTCCAGTGTTGTACAATTATTTAATCTGGGTGTCAATTGGGCAATTCTTGGCACTGTCGCCGTCGAACAACCCCAGCTAGTCCAAGAACTCTGTGCAGAATTTCCCGAACAGATTATTATTGGCATAGATGCCCGTAATGGCTTAGTTGCTACTCGTGGTTGGTTGGAAACATCAACAGTATTAGCCACCCAATTAGCTGTACAAATGCAAGAATTAGGTGCAGCAGCCATCATTTACACTGATATCAACCGTGATGGTACTTTAGAAGGCCCGAATTTAGACGCATTACGAGAACTCGCTGGGGCAATTTCCATACCCGTAATTGCTTCTGGTGGTGTAAGTTCTGTCATCGATTTATTAAGTTTATTAGCTTTAGAACCTCAAGGTGTAACAGGTGTGATAGTCGGTAAAGCCTTGTATACTGGTGATATTATCCTCAAAGAAGGATTACAAGCTATCGGACCAGGAAGACTGCAAGATATTCCTCCTGATTTAGGTTTTTCTAATATTGCTTAA
- a CDS encoding DUF3593 domain-containing protein produces the protein MISKEALFALSLFPYLGFLWFISRSPQMPRLALYGFYGTLVFVAITIPAAIYAKMQYGEQLANVDWLHGSAEVFLTLANILLVLGFRQAVQELGNREHRNREQRIII, from the coding sequence ATGATATCAAAAGAAGCCCTCTTTGCCCTGTCTTTGTTTCCCTACTTGGGTTTCTTGTGGTTTATCAGCCGCAGTCCACAAATGCCACGTTTAGCCCTATATGGATTTTACGGGACATTGGTATTTGTGGCTATCACCATTCCCGCCGCCATTTACGCCAAAATGCAGTATGGAGAACAACTAGCCAATGTAGACTGGTTGCATGGCAGTGCCGAAGTATTTTTAACCCTTGCTAATATCTTACTAGTATTAGGCTTTCGCCAAGCAGTACAAGAATTAGGGAACAGGGAACACCGGAACAGGGAACAGAGAATAATTATTTAA
- a CDS encoding DUF2499 domain-containing protein: MHALSIPTWIIHISSVIEWIAAIWLIWRYGELTENRSWWGLSFAMLPALISAMCACTWHYFDNSESLEWVVTLQATMTLVGNFTLWAAAYIIWRSTKSVSPIETQSIKSEQ; encoded by the coding sequence ATGCACGCCCTTTCAATTCCCACCTGGATAATTCATATTTCTAGCGTCATTGAGTGGATAGCCGCAATTTGGCTAATTTGGAGATACGGTGAACTGACAGAAAATCGGAGTTGGTGGGGATTATCCTTTGCCATGTTACCAGCTTTAATTAGCGCAATGTGTGCTTGCACTTGGCATTATTTCGACAATTCCGAATCTTTAGAATGGGTTGTCACCCTCCAAGCTACCATGACATTAGTTGGTAACTTTACTCTCTGGGCAGCAGCTTATATAATTTGGCGTTCCACCAAGTCTGTAAGCCCCATTGAGACACAATCTATCAAATCAGAACAATGA
- the csaB gene encoding polysaccharide pyruvyl transferase CsaB: MGKMRVLLSGYYGKGNGGDEALLATLLQMLPSDVTPVVLSGNPEETHRHYGVECYNRMAFLSVFKALRSCDAFVWGGGSLIQDVTSTISPFYYGGLMALAQVMGLKTVAWGQGIGPLLHYPTRFLARRNFAGCTHVSVRDRSSSALLSNWSIPHIIAPDPVWALESKPVPKLVDLPKPRIAVTLRNHPQLTENRLINLTQALVNLQKETQAFILLLPFQKSEDLGIAEKIHTQLKDVSRVICSEDPQILKGVFRGVEMSIGMRLHSLIMAASEGSRCFALSYDPKVNRLMEDLDIPGWDLKDLPDDVDLISKTWINYYDHGASLSSEKIQSLVDKAFLHRDLLKEALK, translated from the coding sequence ATGGGGAAAATGCGGGTTTTATTGTCTGGGTATTACGGTAAAGGTAATGGTGGTGATGAAGCTTTGTTAGCCACACTTCTGCAAATGTTACCATCTGATGTTACGCCGGTGGTGCTTTCTGGAAATCCTGAAGAAACTCATCGGCATTATGGTGTGGAATGTTACAACCGCATGGCGTTTTTGTCCGTTTTTAAGGCTTTGCGTTCTTGTGATGCTTTTGTTTGGGGTGGAGGAAGTTTAATTCAAGATGTGACTAGTACCATTAGCCCTTTTTATTATGGGGGATTGATGGCTTTAGCTCAAGTTATGGGTTTGAAAACTGTGGCTTGGGGACAGGGTATAGGTCCTCTGTTACATTATCCAACTCGGTTTTTAGCCAGGAGAAATTTTGCAGGTTGTACTCATGTGAGTGTGCGCGATCGCTCTAGTTCTGCATTATTATCAAATTGGAGTATACCTCATATTATTGCACCTGACCCGGTTTGGGCATTGGAATCGAAGCCAGTCCCGAAATTAGTAGATTTACCAAAACCCAGAATTGCAGTTACTTTAAGAAATCATCCTCAATTAACAGAAAATCGGTTAATAAATTTAACTCAGGCTTTAGTTAATTTGCAGAAAGAGACCCAAGCTTTTATTCTCTTATTACCATTTCAAAAAAGCGAAGATTTAGGAATTGCGGAAAAAATTCACACTCAATTAAAAGATGTGAGTAGAGTTATTTGTTCAGAAGATCCGCAAATTTTAAAAGGTGTATTTCGCGGTGTGGAAATGTCCATAGGAATGCGTCTTCATAGTTTAATTATGGCAGCTAGTGAAGGTTCTCGTTGTTTTGCATTGAGTTATGATCCTAAAGTCAACCGATTAATGGAAGATTTAGACATACCTGGCTGGGATTTAAAGGATTTACCAGATGATGTAGATTTAATTAGTAAAACTTGGATTAATTATTATGATCATGGTGCATCTTTGTCATCGGAGAAAATCCAATCTTTGGTAGATAAGGCTTTTTTGCATCGGGATTTATTAAAGGAAGCGTTAAAATGA
- a CDS encoding type II toxin-antitoxin system VapC family toxin has translation MKRVFADTFYWIALINKSDSWYQPVKSYRVNLENIEIITTEEVLTETINFFASFPTPMRVAVSRLVVQIIQDHNIQVIPQTHESFLAGLELFQQRFDKGYSLTDCISMITMKNLNIMEILTHDKHFTQEGFLILFKD, from the coding sequence ATGAAAAGAGTTTTTGCAGATACGTTTTATTGGATAGCGTTGATTAATAAAAGTGATTCGTGGTATCAGCCTGTAAAAAGCTATAGGGTTAATCTTGAAAATATTGAAATTATTACAACAGAGGAAGTTTTAACAGAAACAATAAATTTTTTTGCTTCCTTTCCCACACCAATGAGAGTAGCAGTTTCTCGGCTAGTAGTTCAAATTATTCAAGATCATAATATTCAAGTAATACCTCAGACTCATGAATCATTTCTAGCAGGTTTAGAGTTATTTCAACAAAGATTTGATAAAGGATATAGTTTAACAGACTGTATTTCTATGATAACAATGAAAAATCTCAACATCATGGAAATTTTAACCCATGATAAACATTTTACACAAGAGGGATTTCTGATATTGTTTAAAGATTAA